The Flavobacterium marginilacus genome window below encodes:
- the lpdA gene encoding dihydrolipoyl dehydrogenase, giving the protein MKYDIIVLGSGPGGYVTAIRASQLGFKVAVVEKENLGGICLNWGCIPTKALLKSAQVFDYLKHASDYGLTVNEFDKDFSAVVQRSRSVAEGMSKGVQFLMKKNKIDVIDGFGKLKPGKKLDVTDKDGKVTEYSADHIIIATGARSRELPNLPQDGVKVIGYRQAMTLPTQPKSMIVVGSGAIGVEFAHFYNSMGTDVTIVEFMPNVVPVEDEDISKQFERSLKKAGIKIMTNSSVERIDTSGAGVKAFVKTAKGEEVLEADILLSAVGIKTNIENIGLEEVGIAVDRDKILVNAYNATNIPGYYAIGDVTPGQALAHVASAEGINCVEKIAGLHVEPIDYGNVPGCTYATPEIASVGLTEKQAKEKGYELKIGKFPFSASGKAKAAGTPDGFVKVIFDAKYGEWLGCHMIGAGVTDMIAEAVVARKLETTGHEILKAIHPHPTMSEAVMEAVADAYGEVIHL; this is encoded by the coding sequence ATGAAATACGATATTATAGTTTTAGGAAGTGGCCCTGGAGGATATGTTACAGCAATTAGAGCCTCTCAATTAGGATTTAAAGTAGCTGTAGTTGAAAAAGAAAACCTTGGCGGTATCTGTTTAAATTGGGGTTGTATTCCAACAAAAGCGTTACTAAAATCAGCTCAGGTTTTTGATTATTTGAAACATGCTTCAGATTACGGACTAACTGTAAATGAATTTGATAAAGATTTTTCGGCTGTTGTACAACGTAGCCGTAGTGTTGCAGAAGGAATGAGCAAAGGAGTTCAATTCCTGATGAAAAAAAATAAAATTGACGTTATTGATGGTTTTGGAAAATTGAAACCAGGTAAAAAATTGGACGTTACTGATAAAGACGGAAAAGTTACTGAATACAGTGCGGACCACATTATTATCGCTACTGGAGCTCGTTCTCGTGAGCTGCCAAACTTGCCACAAGATGGTGTAAAAGTAATTGGATACCGTCAGGCAATGACTTTACCAACACAGCCAAAATCTATGATTGTAGTAGGTTCTGGAGCAATTGGAGTTGAATTTGCACATTTCTACAACTCTATGGGAACTGATGTAACTATCGTAGAATTTATGCCAAACGTAGTTCCTGTTGAAGACGAAGATATCTCTAAACAATTTGAGCGTTCTTTGAAAAAAGCGGGTATCAAAATCATGACAAACTCTTCAGTAGAGCGTATTGACACTTCTGGAGCCGGAGTTAAAGCTTTCGTTAAAACTGCAAAAGGAGAAGAAGTTCTTGAAGCTGATATTTTATTGTCTGCTGTTGGAATCAAAACTAACATCGAAAACATCGGATTGGAAGAAGTAGGTATTGCTGTTGACAGAGACAAAATCTTGGTAAACGCTTACAACGCAACTAATATTCCTGGTTACTATGCAATTGGTGACGTAACTCCTGGACAAGCATTGGCTCACGTAGCTTCTGCTGAAGGTATTAACTGCGTTGAAAAAATTGCAGGTTTGCACGTTGAACCAATCGACTACGGAAACGTTCCTGGATGTACGTATGCTACACCTGAAATCGCGTCTGTAGGTTTGACCGAAAAACAAGCCAAAGAAAAAGGATACGAATTGAAAATTGGTAAATTCCCGTTCTCAGCTTCAGGAAAAGCAAAAGCTGCTGGAACTCCAGACGGTTTTGTAAAAGTAATTTTTGATGCTAAATACGGAGAATGGTTAGGATGCCACATGATTGGAGCCGGAGTTACCGATATGATTGCTGAAGCAGTTGTAGCTCGTAAACTGGAAACTACAGGACATGAAATCCTTAAAGCGATCCACCCTCACCCAACAATGAGTGAAGCAGTAATGGAAGCTGTTGCTGATGCTTATGGTGAAGTGATTCACTTGTAA
- a CDS encoding LytR/AlgR family response regulator transcription factor, whose translation MNIVIIEDEDLAAESLEKLLLKSSRNVVVIKRLESVSEALEWFKDNSCDLIFSDIHLGDGESFEIFETLDIKIPIVFTTAFDKYAIQSFQFFAIDYLLKPYDEDKLNSAIEKYFSINVSAPVEFNKIESFLQQLKSNEKNTNIQERFLVSRGEQLISINSNEIAYFMAQDKYLFLFTNTGDSFLYEDTISNIEFKLSSKDFFKINRKFIVSHHAIKQIFKYSQNRLKLELQPVPNFSELILVSSKSTKDFKNWLNN comes from the coding sequence ATGAACATTGTTATTATTGAGGATGAGGATTTGGCGGCTGAGTCTTTAGAGAAATTATTATTGAAAAGCAGTCGGAATGTTGTAGTTATAAAACGTCTGGAAAGTGTATCTGAAGCTTTAGAATGGTTTAAGGACAATAGCTGTGATTTGATTTTTAGTGATATACATCTTGGTGATGGAGAAAGTTTTGAGATTTTCGAAACTTTAGATATAAAGATTCCTATTGTTTTTACTACTGCTTTTGATAAGTATGCCATACAATCTTTTCAGTTTTTTGCAATCGACTATTTGTTAAAACCCTATGATGAGGATAAACTTAATAGCGCCATAGAAAAATATTTTAGCATTAATGTTTCTGCTCCTGTTGAATTTAATAAGATTGAGAGTTTTTTGCAGCAATTAAAGTCTAATGAAAAAAACACAAATATTCAAGAACGTTTTTTGGTTTCCAGAGGCGAGCAATTGATTTCAATAAATAGCAATGAGATTGCTTATTTTATGGCTCAGGATAAGTATCTTTTTTTATTTACGAATACCGGCGATAGCTTTTTGTACGAAGACACTATTTCTAACATAGAGTTTAAATTGTCCAGTAAAGATTTTTTTAAAATTAATAGAAAGTTTATTGTAAGTCATCATGCTATAAAACAGATATTTAAGTACAGTCAAAATAGGTTGAAGCTAGAATTACAGCCAGTGCCTAATTTTTCGGAGTTGATTTTGGTTAGTTCAAAAAGCACCAAGGATTTTAAAAATTGGCTCAATAATTAA